In one window of Candidatus Melainabacteria bacterium DNA:
- the trpC gene encoding indole-3-glycerol phosphate synthase TrpC, with product MNILEEIIAYKKIEIEKSKERLSLDRLKKNMPGRDAINCVSTALKTKINKKQIALIAEIKKASPSKGIIKKNFNHIEIAKAYKNGGACCLSVLTDEKYFQGNLNYIHEIKNVVDLPVLQKDFIIDPYQIYESIYYGADCVLLIAETCRGMSLQLRDLYEIACENEIDCLIEIHNEREMEIALNINPQMIGINNRDLKTFETNLNTTKNLITKYKKDLKDKIVVSESGIFTNEDIKSLVEHGVYSFLVGESLIKQEDIESATKELINL from the coding sequence ATGAACATCCTTGAAGAAATAATTGCCTATAAGAAAATAGAAATTGAAAAATCAAAAGAGAGATTATCTCTTGACAGATTGAAAAAAAATATGCCTGGTAGAGACGCGATTAATTGCGTCTCTACGGCATTAAAAACCAAAATCAACAAAAAACAAATTGCATTAATTGCAGAAATTAAAAAAGCATCACCATCAAAAGGAATTATAAAAAAGAATTTTAATCACATAGAAATAGCAAAAGCATATAAAAATGGTGGTGCGTGTTGTTTATCTGTTTTAACAGATGAAAAATATTTCCAGGGTAATTTAAATTACATTCATGAAATAAAAAATGTTGTGGATTTACCCGTTTTACAAAAAGATTTTATTATCGATCCTTATCAAATTTATGAATCAATTTATTATGGTGCAGATTGTGTTTTATTAATCGCAGAGACATGCCGCGGCATGTCTCTACAATTGCGTGATTTGTATGAAATTGCATGTGAAAATGAAATTGATTGTTTAATTGAGATCCACAATGAACGTGAGATGGAGATCGCATTAAATATAAATCCACAAATGATTGGGATCAATAACCGCGATCTAAAGACATTTGAAACAAATTTAAACACAACAAAAAATCTTATTACAAAATATAAAAAGGATTTAAAAGACAAAATTGTTGTTAGTGAATCTGGAATATTTACAAATGAAGATATTAAATCATTAGTAGAGCATGGTGTTTATTCTTTTCTTGTTGGGGAAAGTTTAATAAAACAAGAAGATATAGAAAGTGCTACAAAAGAATTAATTAATTTATAA